Proteins co-encoded in one Cucurbita pepo subsp. pepo cultivar mu-cu-16 chromosome LG15, ASM280686v2, whole genome shotgun sequence genomic window:
- the LOC111811838 gene encoding uncharacterized protein LOC111811838 encodes MPLFSKLGSRLRRAVDARRVYQEQSLERVTSSKSESASHWRPALPPILEDSKGARLPVKKSGEKKKTSSRQVRSVAKSYGRDSYWRSSTMVAMPFFAPMPFMF; translated from the exons ATGCCTCTCTTTTCAAAGTTGGGATCTCGTTTGCGCCGAGCAGTGGACGCGCGACGCGTCTACCAGGAGCAGAGTTTGGAGAGAGTGACGAGTTCGAAGTCGGAATCTGCTTCTCATTGGCGGCCGGCGCTGCCGCCTATATTGGAGGATAGTAAAGGGGCTCGGTTGCCGGTGAAGAAATCCGGCGAAAAGAAGAAAACGTCCAGCCGGCAAGTCCGATCTGTGGCCAAATCGTACGGAAGAGATAGTTACTG GAGGAGCTCAACAATGGTGGCGATGCCGTTCTTTGCGCCGATGCCGTTCATGTTTTGA
- the LOC111811709 gene encoding scarecrow-like protein 32: MRAELKGKTSSISVHNSTILNTPHTSLSGALKGCLGSLDGGCIEKLLLHCASALESHDVTLAQQVMWVLNNVASPVGDPNQRLTCWFLRALISRASRVCPTPTPTPMNFNGSSTRIDTRFMSVTELARYVDLIPWYRFGFCAANIAIYKAIQRCPKVHILDFSISHCMQWPTLIDALSKRPQGPPSLRITVPSFRPSVPPLLNISTQQIGLCLSKFANSKNIPFQFNVIDNHNTSIDPSSLSLEEDEALVINCQHWLRYMLDDEEEEDDFINATKSLNPRIMVVVDEDSDMSDSSLASRITTCFNYFWIPFDALETFLPKDSAQRLEYEADIGQRIQNIIGFEGQQRVERLESCVKVSERMRNGGYLNVPFCDDVEAELKALLAEQASGWGMKREEDTLVLTWKGHNSVFVTAWVTDELAR, encoded by the exons ATGAGGGCAGAATTGAAGGGGAAAACGAGTTCAATTTCAGTGCATAATTCAACGATTTTGAACACCCCTCATACTTCTCTTTCTGGTGCGCTAAAGGGGTGCCTTGGGAGCCTAGACGGTGGCTGTATTGAGAAGCTTCTGCTTCACTGCGCCAGTGCCCTCGAGAGCCACGATGTCACTCTTGCTCAGCAGGTTATGTGGGTTCTCAATAACGTCGCCTCCCCGGTTGGCGACCCTAACCAACGCCTCACTTGTTGGTTTTTGAGGGCTTTGATTTCTAGAGCCTCTAGGGTTTGTCCAACCCCGACTCCGACACCGATGAATTTTAATGGAAGTAGTACCCGTATTGACACGAGGTTCATGTCAGTGACCGAGCTCGCCAG ATACGTAGATTTGATTCCGTGGTATCGGTTCGGGTTTTGTGCAGCGAACATCGCGATTTACAAGGCAATTCAAAGGTGCCCAAAAGTTCACATATTAGATTTCAGCATTTCTCATTGCATGCAATGGCCAACCCTAATAGACGCCTTATCCAAAAGGCCACAAGGCCCTCCTTCACTTCGCATCACTGTCCCATCTTTTAGGCCATCCGTTCCTCCTTTACTCAATATCTCCACACAACAAATTGGCCTTTGTTTAAGCAAATTCGCCAACTCCAAAAACATCCCATTTCAATTCAATGTCATTGATAACCACAATACTTCCATTGATCCTTCAAGTTTAAGCCTCGAAGAAGACGAGGCCTTGGTCATAAATTGTCAACATTGGCTAAGATACATGTTGgacgacgaagaagaagaagacgattTTATTAACGCGACGAAAAGCCTCAACCCACGAATCATGGTGGTGGTTGACGAAGACTCCGACATGAGTGACTCGAGTCTCGCCTCGAGAATTACAACatgttttaactatttttgGATACCCTTTGACGCGCTCGAAACTTTCTTGCCAAAAGATAGCGCGCAGAGGCTCGAGTATGAGGCCGACATTGGGCAACGAATCCAAAACATTATTGGCTTTGAAGGGCAACAAAGAGTTGAGAGATTGGAAAGCTGTGTGAAGGTTTCGGAGAGAATGAGGAATGGTGGGTACTTAAACGTACCGTTTTGCGATGACGTGGAAGCTGAGCTGAAGGCCTTGTTGGCAGAGCAGGCCAGTGGATGGGGGATGAAGAGGGAAGAAGATACATTGGTGCTGACGTGGAAGGGCCACAATTCTGTGTTTGTCACAGCTTGGGTTACTGATGAGTTGGCTAGATAA